The nucleotide window tttcatagtatgactaAGAAACTTGATACTCCTATAGTAAttacaattttggatatcacatttgttcttatacaatgagATCATCGTACCCCACCTTTCGGGCATCTTCATCGTCCCAAACGTTTGGTACTTTATGACATGGCTAATTCATATACTACAACTATATTATTCGTTGGAGTGGTACAACATCTATATTCACTATTTTCTTTTTCGGGTGAAAAGTTTTACACAATCTTTTTACAATTTATGTGACACTCTTTTTTTAGTCCATCCCAAAAAGAAGACACCTTTCTAATTTCCATATTTAgtaataatttaaatttaaattttttatctaaTCCCTAATTATGATGATTTATGGCCACAAAAATTTCAATGGATTATTTTTTACTACaagtttcaaaaaaaattctttcatttTAAAACTGTATGCCCAATCAAACACCATCACACAAATTGTGATGGAGGGAGTATTAGAGAAACAAAATTTGAAGCTCCGTAAATAAGAGATGATTCACTAACATTTGTAGAAGTTAATGaggatccaaaaataaaaagtaaataatatataatcttgaaaattttgagtttttattGAGTATATGACTATTTGGAATGATATATTATTTGTTGTTAATTCATTTCGTAAAAGTTTACAATCAAGAAATATGTATATTGATGTTGCCATAGATCAACTAagagatttaattttttttctttaaaaatatagagaagaaggatttgcaactgcTATGATGCTAAGAAATTACATTTGAGATGAATATAAAACTTGAACTTCATAATAAACATTTAATATATTGAAAAAAGCAatttgtagcacaagattaaatataatttatcttgattatgtgAATGTTTAATtccgacttcttgtgctagtacgtTTTGTATATATTGAATGGACCAAGTacagataagtattttatactgacttaataaaataaattctctagccattaaatgtacttatactcttaatcttgatataattattattagttgtgtatattattattgttttgatttattaaaaggcgagattctttcgtgggtcaatatgcctggtaaattggataataataatatacattggcgaagtaatagttagttgatggaatccatgtctcggtttagagattgatgatatacctttatgaaagcttataagtttgcaTGTGcaaacccggccggtggattttatATCAGTAAAATGAAATGAGTTTAGAGAAAATCTAAAGGAAATAATTATGAATGAAACTGTCACTAacttaatttatttgattagtataTGAATCTTAACATAGAGAGACAAATAAGGTTTAACgaaagaattttgaaaacaaattgaGGAGTGAAATTGCGAAtgtttagtggaataattcgtaattcaTTATGGTAAGATTAATCTTGATGTTTCCAATTAAGTCTATAATAGTAAGTCTGGTTGattaaattttggaaattttaccTATTTATACTTCATTATAAACTTATTTACCCCTTATAGAGAGgttattacttaattatattagCATATACAACTTACTATTTATATGTAAAATAAGAGATTAGATTTCAATTTTACCCATTTTAGGCTTTattcttctctatttttcttctccGTATAGATATTTCTCTCTCAATTCTTCGATTCGGCTTTTCCAGATGAACATGCTTGGAGTTTTGAAGAATGGTGAAGAAAAATGATTCAACTGGTTAAAAGCCATATAATACATACAGGAAGCACCAATACAAATAAGTTACCAGAATATTTCGTAGATGAATAAACAAGACATTGTCAACAAGAGTGGCGTTTGGAACTAAACTGAAACTAATTAACTATGTAATAGAAACTAAACCGAAGTTGGACGTGTATACATGAGCTTAAACTCCATTGATAACCATTAGAAAGCTtagaagctttgaattcgaaaattaaaattgcaaaattgttatttatttggattgagtgTTATTGCAAATGATTGGGAATAtcatttggagtttatatctcaattagAGAACTTGGTGAAAACTCAAGGTGGTTTTGGTTGGAATTTcataatgaaatatatatatatatattatatgtggaGTGTAGAAACGGTATACAAATATCTACAACTTATATAGTTGTATACAAGTTGTATATAAATCATATGTAAATTATAGTTTTTGACCAAattctgtaaaaaaaaaattatatttaagttgtagataaattgtaaatTTTAACCGAATgtgcatatattttgtaaaataatttagTTACTTTTTGTAAATATAAAAACTTAGATAAACCaggtaaataagtttaaaatctcGTATATATAAGTTTTATTTAGTTGCCCCTCTTATGCCTgaataattaggaattaaatgGAATCTAATTTCTTAGTAAAAAATAAAGACCTAGTAGGATTGAAaaagggttttaaatcctaaaaccTATGGCTATGCAAGGGGTCTTACACCACAATTGCGGGAtgtatttttcatacaattttaCACCAAAAGCTCACACGTTTTTCCTAAGAAAATTCGCTTACACGAGTTTTGAGAATTGTTCGGGTACCACAATAGAAGATCGTGTAACCGGAGGATGATCTCGTGAAAGATTTGCTCATGCTTGAAGGCTCGTTTCACGGTCGCACTTCAAGAGAAAAATATCGCTTTTATATTTGAATATGGTCCATGACATGTGTTTTCTATATTATATGCAAGTGATCATGATTATTTTCTTCCGTTGTTTATACCTATATTCTATTGTTCGGTTTTTATGTTAATTAATTCTTCTACCTCTTATACATAGTAGATCAAACCATTTTTTTCGCTTAAAAATAGATCTGAACAATTCGAACtgtatgaaaatatttttggttttccaTTTAATGGTTAAAATTGATATCACCTGATGATGTGAATATGAACTAATATTACCTTATTCTTGGAAGTTCTTTAAAACATAATAGTCACTCCGATATTGATGGTCTAGACGTATTTTTCGAATTAAAAGTATTAAAGAAAATAGTGCAAGTAGAAGATAATACTCTGATTGATATATTCAATATTATTaaatgacttcttctttttcaaatGCCTATATTGCTTATAAGATAATGTTAGCCGTCCTTATAGCAATTGCCTCTATAGAAAGAAACTTTTGAAAGCTAAAAATAATCAAATCTTAAGATTGACAATATCTTTAAATGAATTAGCTATTTTATcaattgaaaaatattattagaAGAAATCgattatatataaaattattaataactttgcatctcaaaaaagctagaaaaataaatttcaaataaaaatatatacatatttttttaataaaggcTTAAAGCCCCTtattaaaatttggctttaggctCCCAATTTTGCCAAGCCGCCCTAGGCCTCACTACAGTTTTAATGGTGCCCCTTGTCTAGTATTTTGTTTGTTGGGTTAGGATTCATGCATTTATGTATCATTCAGTCAGCTAGAAGATCCATGACACTGTaggtcatgtatttatgttcatagTATTATCATTGTACTTCATGATTTGTGTATAAGGAtttaattgttttgaatattcCTATGAGCTCTATGTTATATTCGAACGTTAAGAATTATTAATTTATGACATATGCACAATTTTTTCATTAGTTCAAAGATCAGTGGTTCAAGCGATGAGACATCAGGTGCCATCATGCGCCATGCTCATCCAGATTTGGAGCGTGACATACGCTTCTTCATCAAGTTTCAAATCGCATCAAATCATGATTCAACTTCCTCTGTTATTTCAGTTTATTTTTAGATATGACCAACATAAGTTATATGGGGTatagtacaacaacaacatagaCCTTTGGCTCAATAAACACATTTTTTAAAACGGGTTTAAAAAATCAAGAGTAAAGAAGCTATGATGAAAATACTGAAGTAAAAAAAAGTATTAACAGTAGAAATTGAAAGATAACTAAAGCAAAATAAACATCAGTAGTAAAACATATGACAGTTTGAGTTAGCGCATTGGTTAGTTCAACTTGTTAGTCGGTTAGTTACTAGTTGGTTAACCAGTAGAGGAGAAGTGGTTTCTGTTATCAAGGTGCATTCTGTActtagattatgtcaaactcaaTTACAATAATCAATAGAGTCATATTCTTGCATAGGTTCTTATTCTTCATGTTGTGTAATtcattttgggttatttttttcTCCTAGAGCAATTTCCTGAGCTACCCATCTAACACCTGAATTCTTTTTGTATCAAGACACTAAGTCACTAACGTGCTAGTCATTACTCATTAGATACATATCTGTGGGAATTCTGATTGAATAATTGAAATATACAAAGGCATACACATCACTGAAGAAAATAATCAGACCACGGAAAGAGGGCTCTTATCTCCTTAACATTCCTGTTTAGAGTGCGTAGAGCTTGAATGTGAGGCTCGTCTTCCTCAACTGGAATTATCTTAGCAGAAGTACCTTTACCAAGATAGTCTACCACCCTGTTGGCTGCTTCAAGTCCCGCCACGTATGATATCTCCTGTTAAACATAAATTTGCTGCTCACCAACAAAATATTGCAAGCACTAAGGACCTAAAGATACTAGAAAAGTAATGGTTCAAGAGCTATGACCTGTGACCATGATCCATGTCGGTTTACAATCCAGTCTCCAGCTATGAACAAGTTCTTAAAAGATGTTGATCCACCCATCATGTACTTGTAAGAACCTTTTCAAAGCCACGGAAGAAAAGtgtggaaaaaaaatagaaaggaaatAAGTAAAAGATATGGTATTGTGGACCAAAGTTTCTCCCTTGAATTGTTTCTGAGATGTTCTGGTTGGTGTATGAGAATTTTAGCAAAACAACGCTCTTTGGATTAGTACTTCTGTAATATGAGCACTTTACTTTtagatttcaaatcaaattctCCCTTGGGTATCCATATATGTTCCAACTCTTCAACTAGTAATCCCAGAAGGAAAATATTGGCACAAGGGAATTTGTTGAGGTTCAAAGCATGTGAATTAAAGAGTTTACCGCGAGTCAGTAAAGTAAAGCCTTAAGAAACTCACCAGGAAAGAAATGTGTCAGAGACTTTGGAAACCTTTCAATTTCTTTGTCAACCACTGTGGCATTCTCAAAATCCTTAATGCACCTCGAAAGGCAAGACATCACTTTACTAACAATTCTATCATCCTTCAGGGGCAATAAGTCAGTTGCATGATACTGAACTGATTCAAAACATGATTAACATATATCAGAGTTGACATTTGGCATAGCTCTTCATGTATTTAAGAAATGGGAAAATTGGGACCTATGAACGAAAAGTAAAACTTAATTCAAAAGAGGAAACCTGTACTTACAAAATCAGCCTGCAGCACTGTTACTGGATCTTCTTTATGCTCATCATATATCATATTTAAGTCGAAAAAAGTCCATGCGTGTGAATTATCAAACCCAGATGATACGTTGGATGCATTTGGAATGTTGACCTGTTGAGTCATGAAGATACCATATAATAGAATAAGCTACAGTCAATTTTTTGAACATCAATTACTACTCCATACGAAACGAGCAAGATGAAAGAAAAGAATGTCATCAGCAGTTCCACAAGCAATGTGAAGAAAGTAAATAATATCAGAAAAATCATGAAGCAGTATGGAAAAGGCATCGTACGATGATCTTTCAAGAGGAAGTTAGTGGTGCTAGTTGTCACTTTCCTCACTATGTGACCACTAGAGCATTTGCATTCCATCAAAAGGCAATTTTCAAGAACAACAACCAGGATACTAAAGTGAAGATGAGACCAGTACTTTACATATAAGAAGCTGCATTGGCTCTTTGTGTAACTTTAAGCATGTTAGCAAGCACAAAAACTGAGTAGATTGCAGCCACTTCTAAAATTTTGTTGTCTTAGAGTAAAAAGCATTTATTTTATACAGGCAAGACAAAAGGGCAATATTTCTTCGGATCAGTTGCGACAAGTTCAAAAATGGAATTCCCACcacataccttcctatcaagttGTAGCTTAACGCTAAGTAGATCAATACTGGCTAAGTTCAAAACCTTGAGAAACTCCTCCCTTGAACATAATGCTGCACTGCATGAAGAAAACCACCCCATTAGAAATGGTGGTCATAGGACCATCTTGAGTAGATTTCTGAAGTTTTATTATTTTGGTTGGAGCAGTAGGGAGAAAGCAAGCTATTGCTGGGTCAGATTACACAAAACCCACTTGGCTATAACTCAAAGATGAAGGGTAGAGCGGAATGCATACATTGTGACATGTGTTTTCATAGTAACTAACAGGCGGGGGCATATATACCTGTTCTGAATGATCTCCTGCAGAGTGGATACTCCGACAGCGAAGATTACAGCATCAGCCACAAAACTTTCTTTCTCACATACTACTTCAGAGATGCAGTTAGTTTCCCCAGTCACCAACATGTCCGTTACTTTTCTACCCCTTAGGAATTTGCATCCCTGAGTTTTGAGGGAATCCATCCAAGGCTCAAAAATTTGTTCTCTAACTCTCCCGCGACACCATGCCAAATCAAAGTGCTTCtaccaaaaatagaaaatgaagaaTCCATAAATTCATAAATCCCTGTAACaataatagaagaaaagatgGTCATCACTTTATCCAGCCAGTGGAGTAATTAGATGCATGCATAACTTTGAATCATCGTTTGCACAAAGTGGATGCACATTATAATCAAATAATTGTGACATATGGAATCAGATTTCAATTTGCCTGAAATTGATCAATCTGTAGGAGTTAGAGACTCTATGTTGTTCAGAGATATAATGTCCCATAGTAGGTATATAAGGGTATCGAAGGGTCATAACTGACTTTACTTATTGAATTAAAGTTTTGGTTAGACGCTCAGATTCTTTTAGATAGTATCATATCTTTTATAAGCTCATTCACAATCTCATACGTCAACAGTTTAGGTCAATGTATGTGTTGGACTAAAGCGGCCTAAAGATACTCTTAATATGGTGTAATATTGACCACTTTGGCCAAGCCCTCATGGTTTTCCCAAAAAGGCCTCATACCATTAAGAGTATCCAACTCCTTATAAGtagcttcttttttctttctattttctatGTGGAACTTTGTTCACACTCACCCAACAATCTCCCTCTTGAACTAAGTTCCACATGACTCACTACCATTCATGGGCTAATTTTGGAGATTAACTGTGTGTAGCCCACATGATCTGAGTAGTTATGGTCACCGAAGCCCAAAGGTTGTGTGTGCGTCTTCAAAGCTACGTGTAAAAGTAATAAATCGACCCGTAGACGGGAAAAGGCACTAAGCCGAGGCCGCACGCCACACTTTGCCATCTCCATACTCGTCTCACCAAACCATTGGTTCTGATATCAGTTGCTGGCTAAAATGACACAAAGATACTCTTAATATGGTATGATACTATCCGCTCTGGGCCAAGCCTGCACGGTTTTCCCAAAATGCCTCATACCATTAAGAGTATCTAACTCCTTATAAGTAGCTTCTTTTTCCTTTCTACTTTCCATGCGGGACTTTATTCACACACACCTAATAGCAAGAGTCTTAAAATCGGGTTACAGATGCGACAGAACGTTAGTAAAAATCCTAACCCCTCATTACCTTAAGGTTTTAGGTGTTGAGTTATACAATGTCCATATTGAATATAAAGGATATCCAAAGTGTTTTATAAAAGGTTTCCTTATTTTCACAGGATACTAGTCCAACCTTTTACAAGTCTTTTTCTGGTGTGAATCCTATATTTGGGTTAAAAGTAGGGGAGGGCGTTGAACGATATAATATCCCTCTTAGTGTAGAGGTCTTAAATATTCCACCTTAAGGTTTTGTGTTGGATGCTATGATTCTTTTTCATAGTATTAGAACTATCCTTTAGTAAACCCGTTCTCAGGCTCATAAGTTCGCGTTCAAATCTACATATGAACCCCATAGTCGGGTTAACCATGCATGTCGGTGGGTGTTAAGTTATATAGTGTCCCCCGTTGGGTACATATATAAGGGAACTGAAACGGTTCTTATAAAGATTTTGTACAACTACACCTATTATATTAAGATTTTGAATTGAATGCCCAGATTTTTTAATAATGTTGTATGTATATCAATACATATTACGATTATTGtggaattttcctttacttctttTTGTCAGCCCAACTTCTTCCATTTGTCGACCCAGCTTTTGACATGATTAGTGGTACTTTATTCATCACTCTAGTAACAGATTTTTGATAATTCACCAAAGTCACACTTCACAGCCTTGTTCTGACAATATTAAaaaatcttttgttctttatgtctTTTGCTTTACCAGCCTTGAGAACTGATTTTCATCAAATGCCAACATCAATTGGAAAGAGCAGCATAACGCTAAGGAGAAAATGCAGAAAACCTGATGAGCAACGACATAGTAGTACAGCACAGCAAGAGTGGCAGCAGCACTACATTGCTCCGCAGGGGCATATAGGCCCACTTCAATCAATGGATCAAGAATGTCGCGATAAAGCCTTTCTGAGCACCCAAATTGCTTCAAAAGCTCCCTTGCAGTAACTAAATGTAATATTCTTCAATAACGCCACTTAAACAACATTATGTGACTACGACCTATCCATGAATGAAGCTGAATGTTGTAGATATCTGTTACCTGGATCATATTTTGTCCAGGCACTATCGGTGTAGTCAAAATCTATTACTGCAAACAGATCAGAAAGCATGAGTAGATGGATTTGTAGCATGTATTTTTTTAGAGTTGGATAAAGCATTTGATATATCATACTTGCAGCCATCAGAGGAAGCAATGTCAAT belongs to Nicotiana tabacum cultivar K326 chromosome 6, ASM71507v2, whole genome shotgun sequence and includes:
- the LOC107810277 gene encoding uncharacterized protein LOC107810277 isoform X1, yielding MLTSWRLFPASFTRPKYCPSGFYCRAEDQVSSINERQKKKKKVLIVGSGWAGLGAAHHLCKQGFEVVVLEGGYEFGPKNQSLSPDDVGIRGFWYPYRNIFALVDEIGIKPFTDWTKSAQYSADGLEVQFPVLQNEPQLPAPLGSLLYSKFVRVPLVDQLTLLPLMAAIIDFDYTDSAWTKYDPVTARELLKQFGCSERLYRDILDPLIEVGLYAPAEQCSAAATLAVLYYYVVAHQKHFDLAWCRGRVREQIFEPWMDSLKTQGCKFLRGRKVTDMLVTGETNCISEVVCEKESFVADAVIFAVGVSTLQEIIQNSAALCSREEFLKVLNLASIDLLSVKLQLDRKVNIPNASNVSSGFDNSHAWTFFDLNMIYDEHKEDPVTVLQADFYHATDLLPLKDDRIVSKVMSCLSRCIKDFENATVVDKEIERFPKSLTHFFPGSYKYMMGGSTSFKNLFIAGDWIVNRHGSWSQEISYVAGLEAANRVVDYLGKGTSAKIIPVEEDEPHIQALRTLNRNVKEIRALFPWSDYFLQ
- the LOC107810277 gene encoding uncharacterized protein LOC107810277 isoform X2 is translated as MLTSWRLFPASFTRPKYCPSGFYCRAEDQVSSINERQKKKKKVLIVGSGWAGLGAAHHLCKQGFEVVVLEGGYEFGPKNQSLSPDDVGIRGFWYPYRNIFALVDEIGIKPFTDWTKSAQYSADGLEVQFPVLQNEPQLPAPLGSLLYSKFVRVPLVDQLTLLPLMAAIIDFDYTDSAWTKYDPVTARELLKQFGCSERLYRDILDPLIEVGLYAPAEQCSAAATLAVLYYYVVAHQHFDLAWCRGRVREQIFEPWMDSLKTQGCKFLRGRKVTDMLVTGETNCISEVVCEKESFVADAVIFAVGVSTLQEIIQNSAALCSREEFLKVLNLASIDLLSVKLQLDRKVNIPNASNVSSGFDNSHAWTFFDLNMIYDEHKEDPVTVLQADFYHATDLLPLKDDRIVSKVMSCLSRCIKDFENATVVDKEIERFPKSLTHFFPGSYKYMMGGSTSFKNLFIAGDWIVNRHGSWSQEISYVAGLEAANRVVDYLGKGTSAKIIPVEEDEPHIQALRTLNRNVKEIRALFPWSDYFLQ